Proteins from a single region of Bremerella sp. JC817:
- a CDS encoding outer membrane beta-barrel protein, with protein MLRRLTTASLAIGLLAGLTTTSLPAQELVGTEMTQAGWEIHPTHFEEASANEMAAAQAIDMQMVDYATCDTGCENTFWNRCCGGDWFLDGWLDQGYTANADHPANNFNSPMGFNDRADDYQLNQLYLAFGKNIDEDCCGWDFGFRTDLLFGSDYFFVESNGLERERNGDRKWNGSGPRQAGTRALNGLAMPQLYAETFIPVGSGLKAKFGHFYSILGYETTPAPENFFYSHSYTYVYGNPKTHTGFLSEYSPTTCLTLQAGMTNGWDNFENINGAYGFLFGANWNNGVSGLSFAMHTGSEDPTGKQNRYSHTILYTRKLSSRWNFALEHDFGVQNDAFLTSTFTEEDAFYYSFVNYLYYQWSDTLSFGGRLEWFRDEDNWRILQVPIETAFTGGNYYNATLGANWKPCDHVLVRPEARYDWSDLNPTGQNGVFNDFDKDDQYTFAVDVILFF; from the coding sequence ATGCTCCGTCGACTGACGACTGCCTCGCTGGCCATCGGTCTCTTGGCAGGACTTACTACGACTTCGCTTCCTGCCCAGGAACTAGTCGGCACTGAAATGACCCAAGCCGGTTGGGAGATCCATCCCACCCACTTCGAGGAAGCTTCGGCCAACGAGATGGCTGCTGCGCAGGCCATTGATATGCAAATGGTCGACTATGCAACCTGCGATACCGGCTGCGAGAACACCTTCTGGAACCGATGCTGCGGGGGCGACTGGTTCCTGGATGGCTGGCTCGACCAGGGTTACACTGCCAACGCCGACCACCCGGCTAACAACTTCAACAGCCCGATGGGCTTCAACGATCGGGCCGATGACTACCAATTGAACCAGCTTTACCTGGCGTTTGGTAAGAACATTGACGAAGACTGCTGTGGCTGGGACTTCGGTTTCCGGACCGACCTGCTGTTCGGTTCCGACTACTTCTTTGTCGAATCGAATGGCCTGGAACGCGAACGCAATGGCGACCGCAAGTGGAACGGTTCTGGTCCACGCCAGGCAGGTACCAGGGCCTTGAACGGTTTGGCGATGCCTCAGCTGTATGCCGAAACGTTCATTCCGGTCGGCTCAGGCTTGAAGGCCAAGTTTGGTCACTTCTACTCGATCCTGGGCTACGAGACGACTCCGGCCCCAGAGAACTTCTTTTACTCGCACTCGTACACGTACGTTTACGGTAACCCTAAGACCCACACCGGTTTCCTGAGCGAGTATAGCCCTACGACCTGCCTGACCCTGCAAGCAGGCATGACCAATGGCTGGGACAACTTCGAGAACATCAACGGAGCATATGGTTTCCTGTTTGGTGCCAACTGGAACAATGGTGTCTCGGGACTTTCGTTCGCCATGCACACCGGCAGCGAAGATCCAACCGGAAAGCAGAACCGTTACAGCCACACGATTCTGTACACCCGCAAACTGAGCAGCCGCTGGAACTTCGCCCTCGAACATGACTTCGGCGTGCAGAACGACGCGTTCCTGACGTCGACCTTCACCGAAGAGGACGCCTTCTACTACAGCTTTGTGAACTATCTGTACTACCAGTGGTCCGACACGCTTTCGTTCGGGGGACGACTCGAATGGTTCCGCGACGAAGACAACTGGCGAATCCTGCAAGTGCCAATCGAAACGGCCTTCACCGGTGGCAATTACTACAACGCCACCCTCGGTGCGAACTGGAAGCCATGCGACCACGTATTGGTCCGACCAGAAGCCCGGTACGATTGGTCCGATTTGAACCCGACCGGCCAGAACGGCGTGTTCAACGACTTCGACAAAGACGACCAGTACACCTTTGCTGTCGACGTGATCCTGTTCTTCTAA
- a CDS encoding porin: MKHKLYLHVVAWSFILASLPVASAIAQSPQGMPVRRAGSVAEPTSALMPTSAVTLEQDYASMQAAMPACGCGSSDCLGCESVCSAPCWNWCDQWFFNGWLEQGFTGNPDSDGGLLGPAGTNGPLIFNDQANEYMLNQLYLSFGRSVNQDSCEWDLGGRVDVLYGTDYYFIQATGLETYDNNGQKWNSGNGPRNAGTAGLYGLALPQFYLEANVPWGNGLNVKAGHFYTIMGYESVMAPENFFYSHSYMMQYGEPFTHTGVLASYPTSSCITWYGGVTRGWNTFDQPNGQVGFLGGFRWVSPHEATKLNFTLQTGSEDPTGENNRTTYSLVFQQRINQCWTYVMEHNLGVEQNARLTTSNTLAQATWYGISNYLYYTVDPCTDLGVRFEWFNDPDNARVFALPNDNITTGGNYFELTLGANYHPTSWFILRPEVRWDWSDVQAPGISGVYNNGTSDNQFTIGFDLITVF, from the coding sequence ATGAAGCACAAACTATATCTCCATGTCGTGGCATGGTCGTTCATTCTGGCAAGTTTGCCAGTCGCATCGGCTATTGCGCAGTCCCCTCAGGGAATGCCGGTGCGGCGTGCTGGTTCAGTCGCTGAACCTACCTCGGCACTGATGCCCACCTCAGCCGTAACGCTCGAGCAAGATTATGCCTCGATGCAGGCAGCGATGCCGGCGTGTGGCTGTGGCAGTTCCGACTGTCTCGGCTGCGAATCGGTCTGCAGCGCACCTTGCTGGAACTGGTGTGATCAGTGGTTCTTCAATGGCTGGCTGGAACAAGGTTTCACCGGCAATCCCGATTCCGATGGCGGCCTGCTTGGGCCTGCCGGAACGAATGGTCCGCTGATCTTCAACGACCAGGCCAACGAGTACATGCTGAACCAGCTGTACCTCTCGTTCGGCCGCAGCGTGAATCAAGATAGTTGCGAGTGGGACCTCGGCGGTCGAGTCGATGTTCTGTACGGTACCGACTACTACTTCATCCAAGCGACCGGTCTGGAAACCTACGACAACAACGGACAGAAGTGGAACAGTGGCAACGGGCCTCGTAATGCTGGCACGGCTGGCTTGTACGGGCTCGCTCTTCCGCAGTTCTATCTGGAAGCCAACGTTCCTTGGGGCAACGGCCTGAACGTCAAGGCAGGGCACTTCTATACCATCATGGGCTACGAGTCGGTGATGGCTCCGGAAAACTTCTTCTATTCGCACTCGTACATGATGCAGTACGGCGAGCCGTTCACGCATACCGGCGTGCTGGCTTCCTATCCGACTTCGTCTTGCATTACCTGGTACGGTGGGGTGACCCGCGGCTGGAACACGTTCGATCAGCCGAACGGTCAAGTCGGATTTCTCGGTGGTTTCCGCTGGGTTAGCCCTCACGAAGCAACCAAGTTGAACTTCACGCTGCAGACCGGTAGCGAAGACCCAACTGGCGAGAACAATCGCACGACCTACAGCCTGGTGTTTCAGCAGCGAATCAACCAGTGCTGGACCTACGTCATGGAACACAACCTGGGCGTCGAACAGAATGCCCGGCTCACCACCTCGAATACCTTGGCTCAGGCCACCTGGTACGGGATCAGCAATTACCTGTATTACACGGTCGATCCGTGCACGGACCTGGGAGTTCGCTTCGAGTGGTTCAACGATCCCGACAACGCTCGTGTGTTCGCATTGCCGAACGACAACATCACGACCGGTGGCAATTACTTTGAGCTGACGCTTGGTGCCAACTACCATCCCACTTCTTGGTTCATCCTGCGACCAGAAGTTCGCTGGGACTGGAGCGACGTCCAAGCCCCGGGGATCAGCGGTGTCTATAACAACGGCACGTCGGACAATCAGTTCACGATTGGCTTCGACCTGATCACCGTCTTTTAG
- a CDS encoding peptidylprolyl isomerase, producing the protein MTDALLPVATATMIVLGLLLFAVALSRFVAKRLALRPALARRKRADRKYYGQQLEARQMLDAAAASEAATLEGESITVGNVTYENVDMIALAKAIAETGTLFFGASWCPKCANQKEMFGDGAAYLPYVEASTPAHGQSTAGIIYNITAYPTWIFPDGTRLIDTQDLDVIIERSGVTIPQAEPLYFAEIPDQLNLKAGQSYHIALDGYSPQGYDLTYTVSTSSGDIQAQVLTGNRSMRITTNRFGPMEFYLFEDEANLATSRVIQLAESGFYDGTIFHRIIDGFVIQGGDAGSNPDGSGGSDLPEFDDVFDPDLRHNTTGMLSFAKPNYDDSNNSQFFITEGDQSHLDFNHSVFGFLTEGEAARQAISGTPSTSANGYRPTYDVALEKVEIFTDTENGVLRLKIPEALASGTVTVTVSDGHGYTLTRTFQVSAVTDTQNYNAFLDVIPDVTLNPGGSYTYQMTANSVDGDPVTFYTASTPPTGLTFSVNPTTGVLQINTSVSLAPGTYSIYVAVSDEVESPTTSILDYQQIMVYVGNNPVLNNDTINATEDQPITFNPLSNDTGGTGTLVPSSVQVLSQPANGELTIDRETGDFTFTPAKDFNGTVTFQYRVMNTLGLYGSPATVSLIVAPVNDEGKAYADFFYADPLGATLLPVLKNDDRGAVNEQNDALIISLPSLSTNAGGTVSVSGDQVQYIPANGFTGTDTFTYTIHDGEFTSTATVTVDVREVSNFSISAVTSPTETEVDGFVDSLPQSDAVIGEWDSFWLEVWVTPDGTGGNGITAASAQLNFDPTVYRASTLIIGEGFQNSGATTLSNNLGYVRLDATSSIDDFGVGGRVLLGRIKFVPVANGIDVASVGESLGVGFDHFLTSMTNVSLTVDGVGSVATPSFDTDVATKLVPMIYDLDDDGKVGLTDFSTYWQSYGNENASAFVDFDLSATASSDDYTLFLQAMGSRFDSLNNTFQMVSAVFDAVSSNLILAPIQAAVPVTQSLTQSVVEQVTGNLPNSVVSPSLTSDAQVVTIQIVDLDGSQLAKTVGNTIYLDHNAAGWGWFVDPTPQDSSEFQYDSESNRLIASAAASKIDLVSVLMHELGHIAGLAHSDEGLMSSVILPGERLLDLQSDPLDETFYIAAVDQFFSEDD; encoded by the coding sequence ATGACCGACGCTTTGCTCCCTGTCGCTACTGCCACGATGATTGTCTTGGGGCTACTGCTTTTCGCCGTAGCTCTCTCTCGCTTCGTGGCCAAAAGACTCGCCCTGCGCCCTGCCCTGGCCCGCCGTAAACGGGCCGATCGAAAGTACTACGGCCAGCAGTTAGAAGCCCGTCAGATGCTCGATGCGGCAGCGGCGAGCGAGGCCGCAACGCTGGAAGGCGAATCGATCACGGTCGGCAACGTGACTTATGAAAATGTCGACATGATCGCCTTGGCCAAGGCAATCGCCGAAACCGGCACGCTGTTCTTTGGTGCCAGTTGGTGTCCCAAATGTGCCAACCAGAAAGAGATGTTTGGCGACGGCGCCGCCTACCTGCCTTACGTTGAAGCCTCGACACCTGCGCATGGACAATCGACCGCTGGGATCATTTACAATATCACCGCCTATCCGACCTGGATCTTCCCGGACGGAACCCGGCTGATCGACACGCAAGATCTCGATGTCATCATCGAGCGATCCGGTGTGACGATTCCACAAGCCGAGCCTCTTTACTTCGCCGAAATTCCAGACCAGTTGAATCTGAAGGCTGGCCAGTCGTACCACATCGCGCTCGATGGCTACTCGCCGCAAGGTTACGACCTGACCTACACCGTCTCGACCTCGTCAGGCGACATTCAGGCTCAAGTGCTGACTGGTAATCGCAGTATGCGAATTACGACCAATCGCTTTGGTCCGATGGAGTTCTACCTGTTTGAAGATGAGGCCAACCTGGCGACTTCGCGGGTGATTCAGTTGGCCGAGTCAGGCTTCTACGATGGAACGATCTTCCACCGAATTATCGACGGCTTCGTCATCCAGGGTGGTGATGCGGGCAGCAACCCCGATGGCTCTGGCGGCTCCGACTTGCCAGAGTTCGACGACGTGTTCGATCCTGACTTGCGGCACAACACCACCGGGATGCTCTCGTTCGCCAAGCCAAACTACGACGATTCGAACAACTCGCAATTCTTCATCACCGAAGGTGACCAGAGCCACCTCGACTTCAATCACTCGGTGTTCGGTTTTCTAACCGAAGGGGAAGCAGCTCGCCAGGCGATCAGCGGGACTCCTTCGACATCGGCAAACGGTTATCGTCCCACCTATGATGTGGCACTCGAAAAGGTCGAGATCTTTACCGATACCGAAAACGGCGTCCTGCGTCTGAAGATTCCGGAAGCGCTGGCTTCTGGTACCGTGACCGTGACCGTTTCGGATGGACATGGCTACACGCTGACGCGAACCTTCCAGGTGAGTGCGGTCACCGATACGCAGAACTACAACGCCTTCCTCGATGTGATTCCAGACGTCACGTTGAACCCAGGCGGAAGCTACACTTACCAGATGACCGCCAACAGTGTCGATGGCGACCCGGTCACCTTCTACACGGCTAGTACGCCCCCAACCGGTTTGACGTTCTCGGTCAATCCAACGACCGGCGTGCTGCAGATCAACACCAGCGTTTCGCTCGCTCCGGGGACCTACTCGATCTACGTCGCTGTTTCCGATGAAGTCGAATCGCCGACGACCAGCATCCTCGATTACCAACAGATCATGGTCTATGTCGGTAACAACCCGGTGCTGAACAACGACACCATCAACGCGACTGAAGATCAGCCGATCACGTTCAATCCGCTGTCGAACGACACTGGTGGCACTGGAACGCTCGTCCCTTCCAGCGTGCAGGTTTTGTCGCAGCCAGCTAATGGCGAACTGACCATCGATCGCGAGACCGGCGACTTCACCTTTACGCCAGCCAAAGATTTCAACGGCACGGTCACGTTCCAGTATCGAGTCATGAACACGCTGGGCCTTTATGGTTCGCCGGCGACGGTCAGCTTGATCGTGGCACCGGTGAACGACGAAGGGAAGGCGTATGCCGACTTCTTCTATGCCGATCCGCTGGGGGCAACACTGCTGCCCGTTTTGAAGAATGACGATCGTGGCGCGGTCAACGAGCAAAACGATGCGTTGATCATCTCGCTCCCTTCGTTGAGCACGAATGCTGGCGGAACAGTTTCCGTTTCGGGCGATCAGGTGCAGTACATTCCGGCAAATGGTTTCACCGGCACCGACACCTTCACTTACACCATCCACGACGGCGAGTTCACTTCGACGGCTACAGTGACGGTCGACGTGCGAGAAGTCTCGAACTTCTCGATCTCCGCAGTTACTTCGCCTACCGAAACCGAGGTTGATGGCTTCGTCGATAGCCTGCCGCAAAGCGATGCAGTGATTGGCGAATGGGATTCGTTCTGGCTGGAAGTCTGGGTGACTCCGGATGGTACCGGTGGCAATGGCATTACCGCCGCATCGGCCCAGTTGAACTTCGATCCAACGGTCTACCGCGCGAGCACGTTGATCATCGGCGAAGGCTTCCAGAATAGTGGCGCGACGACGCTGAGCAACAACCTCGGGTACGTTCGCCTCGACGCAACGTCGTCGATCGACGACTTTGGTGTCGGTGGACGTGTGCTGCTTGGTCGAATTAAGTTTGTACCGGTTGCCAACGGGATCGACGTTGCCTCGGTAGGTGAATCGCTCGGCGTTGGCTTCGACCACTTCCTCACGTCGATGACGAATGTCTCGCTGACGGTGGATGGGGTGGGAAGCGTCGCAACTCCTTCGTTCGATACCGATGTCGCGACCAAGCTGGTCCCAATGATCTATGATCTGGACGACGATGGTAAAGTTGGTCTGACCGACTTCAGTACCTATTGGCAAAGCTACGGCAACGAGAACGCTTCCGCTTTCGTCGACTTCGACCTCTCGGCCACGGCCAGTTCGGACGACTACACGCTGTTTCTACAGGCAATGGGTTCGCGTTTCGATAGCCTGAACAACACCTTCCAGATGGTGTCGGCGGTTTTCGATGCCGTAAGTTCGAACTTGATCCTGGCTCCGATTCAGGCCGCCGTCCCCGTCACCCAGTCGCTGACGCAGTCGGTCGTCGAACAAGTCACCGGCAACCTGCCGAACAGCGTGGTTTCGCCTTCGCTGACCAGCGACGCCCAGGTCGTGACAATTCAGATTGTCGACCTGGATGGCAGTCAACTGGCCAAGACGGTCGGCAACACGATCTATCTCGATCACAATGCTGCCGGCTGGGGCTGGTTCGTCGATCCAACGCCACAAGATTCGTCCGAGTTCCAATACGACTCGGAAAGCAATCGCCTGATCGCTTCCGCCGCAGCGAGTAAGATCGACCTGGTTTCGGTGCTGATGCACGAACTTGGCCACATCGCTGGGCTTGCTCATAGCGATGAAGGACTGATGAGCAGCGTGATCTTGCCAGGCGAGCGTCTACTCGATTTGCAAAGCGATCCGCTGGACGAGACCTTCTATATCGCAGCGGTCGATCAATTCTTCTCCGAGGACGACTAG
- a CDS encoding DUF3467 domain-containing protein, with the protein MSDAPEPTQPTAPKQVELDESDAIACYANFCRVTGTPEELIIDFGLNTQPMAQSQEKIKVSQRIILNYYTAKRMLGALHMAVQRHEAAFGNLETDIQKRVIPSAQRPAGS; encoded by the coding sequence ATGTCGGATGCCCCTGAACCTACTCAACCAACTGCTCCGAAGCAGGTCGAACTCGATGAATCGGATGCCATTGCGTGTTACGCCAACTTCTGTCGCGTGACCGGTACCCCAGAAGAGTTGATCATTGACTTCGGTCTGAATACTCAGCCGATGGCCCAGTCGCAAGAGAAGATCAAAGTCTCGCAGCGAATCATTCTGAACTACTATACCGCCAAGCGTATGCTGGGTGCCCTGCACATGGCCGTTCAACGTCATGAAGCAGCCTTCGGCAACCTGGAAACGGACATCCAAAAGCGTGTCATCCCTTCGGCCCAGCGTCCTGCCGGAAGCTAG